In a genomic window of Agarivorans albus:
- the ftsZ gene encoding cell division protein FtsZ yields the protein MFEIMDSHTDEAVIKVVGVGGGGGNAVEHMVAQSIEGVEFITINTDAQALRNSGADNTLQIGGAITKGLGAGANPEVGREAAMEDRDAIMSQLQGADMVFIAAGMGGGTGTGAAPVVAEVAKELGVLTVAVVTKPFGFEGKKRTSYAQQGIEQLSKNVDSLITIPNDKLLKVLGRGVSLLDAFKAANNVLLGAVQGIAELITRPGLINVDFADVRTVMREMGTAMMGTGIASGEDRAEEAAELAISSPLLEDVDLAGARGILVNITAGFDMSIEEFETVGNAVKGFASENATVVVGAVIDPEMSDELRVTVVATGIGAERRPDISIVKPQQQAVNAEPVARTTPMDSAPMVEEPAAVVNAEPRNTAGDGDYLDIPAFLRRQAD from the coding sequence ATGTTTGAGATTATGGATAGTCATACCGATGAAGCGGTAATTAAAGTTGTAGGTGTGGGCGGTGGCGGCGGTAACGCTGTTGAGCACATGGTTGCACAATCAATTGAAGGTGTAGAGTTTATTACCATTAATACCGATGCTCAGGCATTGCGTAATTCTGGTGCAGACAACACCCTGCAAATTGGTGGTGCTATCACTAAAGGATTAGGCGCTGGCGCTAACCCTGAAGTAGGGCGTGAAGCTGCAATGGAAGATCGCGATGCGATTATGAGCCAGCTGCAAGGTGCCGATATGGTATTTATCGCAGCCGGCATGGGCGGTGGTACTGGTACTGGTGCTGCACCAGTAGTTGCAGAAGTAGCAAAAGAATTGGGTGTTCTTACTGTTGCTGTTGTAACTAAACCTTTTGGCTTTGAAGGTAAAAAACGTACTAGCTATGCTCAGCAAGGTATTGAGCAGCTTAGTAAAAACGTTGATTCCTTGATTACAATTCCGAACGACAAACTGTTAAAGGTATTGGGCCGAGGTGTATCTTTACTGGATGCATTTAAAGCAGCAAATAACGTATTGCTTGGTGCTGTACAAGGTATTGCAGAGCTAATCACACGCCCAGGTTTAATCAACGTGGATTTCGCCGATGTTCGTACGGTAATGCGTGAAATGGGTACTGCAATGATGGGTACCGGGATCGCATCTGGTGAAGATCGTGCTGAAGAAGCAGCTGAGCTAGCTATCTCTAGCCCATTACTAGAAGACGTTGATTTAGCTGGCGCTCGCGGTATCTTAGTTAATATCACTGCTGGCTTTGATATGAGCATCGAAGAGTTCGAAACTGTAGGTAATGCGGTTAAAGGTTTTGCCTCTGAGAATGCAACGGTAGTAGTTGGTGCGGTAATCGACCCAGAAATGAGTGATGAATTGCGTGTAACGGTAGTTGCTACTGGTATTGGCGCAGAGCGTCGCCCAGATATTTCTATCGTTAAACCTCAGCAACAAGCAGTAAATGCTGAGCCAGTTGCTCGCACTACGCCTATGGATTCAGCGCCAATGGTTGAAGAGCCTGCAGCAGTTGTGAACGCTGAGCCGCGTAATACCGCAGGGGATGGTGACTATTTAGACATCCCAGCATTTTTGCGTCGCCAAGCAGATTAA
- a CDS encoding M23 family metallopeptidase gives MKLTLVYAHKGETRTVRLNPLRLAWFAFLLVSLICSIALWGVQQYQNLAKQQTQLLSQLDSLKAEPKLEQFEQQLRHRYSQLAVKVGQMQVEMTRLNALGARLIEDTEFAAEFDFESMPPMGGPMLDIQDTSHQPNNLFLDLSLLEQQVEAKKKSLNLLESWQQSHHLVNSSYISGWPAKGPGIWISSPFGTRIDPFTKRKARHKGVDIAGKEGTKIRSVGAGVVVWAGSRFGYGNLVEIEHGNGMVTRYAHAKAVLVKEGDVVSKGDEIALMGSTGRSTGSHVHFEVLKNGRPLNPSKFIYRKASA, from the coding sequence ATGAAATTAACTTTAGTATACGCCCATAAGGGCGAGACAAGAACTGTTCGTTTAAATCCGCTACGTTTAGCGTGGTTTGCGTTTTTGTTGGTATCACTTATTTGCAGTATTGCCTTATGGGGTGTACAGCAATATCAAAATTTAGCTAAGCAGCAAACTCAGTTGTTATCGCAGCTGGATAGTTTGAAAGCAGAGCCAAAGCTTGAGCAGTTCGAGCAGCAACTGCGTCACCGTTATAGTCAATTGGCGGTTAAAGTGGGCCAAATGCAAGTTGAGATGACTCGCCTTAATGCATTGGGCGCGCGTTTGATTGAAGATACCGAGTTCGCTGCTGAGTTTGATTTTGAGTCAATGCCTCCGATGGGCGGCCCGATGTTAGACATTCAAGATACCAGCCATCAACCAAACAACCTGTTTTTAGACTTATCTTTGCTCGAGCAGCAAGTCGAGGCTAAGAAAAAATCACTTAATTTGCTTGAATCTTGGCAACAAAGTCACCATCTAGTAAATAGTAGTTATATATCAGGTTGGCCAGCGAAAGGGCCGGGCATTTGGATTTCTTCGCCATTTGGTACCCGCATAGATCCTTTTACCAAACGTAAAGCACGCCATAAAGGTGTAGATATCGCGGGCAAAGAGGGGACTAAAATCCGCTCTGTAGGAGCCGGCGTAGTGGTTTGGGCCGGAAGTCGCTTTGGTTACGGTAACTTAGTTGAAATTGAGCATGGTAACGGGATGGTAACACGTTACGCGCATGCTAAAGCTGTATTAGTAAAAGAGGGTGATGTAGTAAGTAAAGGGGATGAGATTGCCTTAATGGGCAGCACTGGGCGTTCAACCGGGTCTCACGTACATTTTGAAGTGCTTAAAAATGGTCGTCCACTAAATCCCAGTAAGTTTATTTACCGCAAAGCCAGTGCCTAG
- the lpxC gene encoding UDP-3-O-acyl-N-acetylglucosamine deacetylase has translation MLKQRTLEKSVQATGIGLHSGHKVTMVLRPAPANTGILFNRTDLDPVVTIPAKAELVRDTMLCTCLIDDAGNRISTVEHLMAAVAALGLDNLIIDVDAPELPVMDGSSSPFVFLLQSAGIEEQAAAKKFIRIKQPIRVEHEDKWAELLPGNDGFTIDFSIDFDHPAMEGRNQSISMNFSADSFVKDISRARTFGFMRDIEYLQSKNLALGGSLENAVVLDEYRILNEDGLRYDDEFVKHKLLDAVGDLYMAGLPILGHLRAHKSGHALNNNLVRAMLEQQHAWEIVTFEDKAEAPAAYRQPVFSF, from the coding sequence ATGCTTAAACAACGGACTCTTGAAAAGTCAGTACAAGCGACAGGGATCGGTTTGCATTCCGGGCACAAGGTCACCATGGTCTTACGTCCTGCTCCTGCAAATACAGGCATCCTGTTTAACCGTACCGATCTTGATCCGGTTGTAACGATCCCTGCAAAAGCAGAGTTAGTGCGTGACACTATGTTATGTACATGCCTTATCGATGATGCGGGTAACCGTATTTCAACGGTAGAGCACTTAATGGCTGCAGTTGCTGCGTTAGGCTTGGATAACTTGATTATTGACGTTGATGCTCCTGAGCTTCCGGTTATGGATGGCAGCTCAAGCCCGTTTGTATTCTTATTACAATCTGCGGGTATCGAAGAGCAGGCAGCGGCTAAGAAATTTATTCGCATTAAACAGCCTATTCGTGTTGAACACGAAGATAAATGGGCTGAGTTATTGCCGGGTAATGACGGTTTTACTATCGATTTCTCAATCGATTTTGACCACCCAGCAATGGAAGGTCGTAATCAATCGATTTCGATGAACTTCTCAGCTGATAGCTTTGTTAAAGATATTAGCCGCGCGCGTACTTTTGGTTTCATGCGTGACATCGAGTATTTGCAATCGAAGAACCTAGCCTTAGGCGGTAGTTTAGAAAATGCAGTAGTGTTAGATGAATATCGAATTCTTAATGAAGATGGCCTTCGTTATGATGATGAATTTGTTAAACACAAGTTGTTAGACGCTGTGGGTGATTTGTACATGGCAGGACTACCCATCCTAGGTCATTTACGCGCTCATAAATCTGGCCACGCACTAAACAATAACCTAGTGCGTGCAATGCTTGAGCAACAACATGCTTGGGAAATTGTTACTTTCGAAGACAAAGCCGAAGCACCAGCTGCATACCGACAACCGGTATTCAGTTTCTAA
- a CDS encoding DUF721 domain-containing protein — MSKRQHQPISIERLFHQKQFAKIEQPLQQRVQLQQLGGEILARYKLQQCRIVNMRQGVAIIEAPSSAWLTRLKQFRFDLLSELRKAIPGVVSLELKINPELKNIKPEAEEKSTGKRQLSTQAAKHITELAKHVPDELREKLEKLAALSGES, encoded by the coding sequence ATGTCCAAACGACAGCACCAACCCATTTCGATAGAGCGTCTATTTCATCAGAAACAGTTTGCAAAAATCGAACAACCACTGCAGCAACGCGTTCAGTTACAGCAACTGGGTGGTGAAATTTTGGCACGCTACAAACTACAGCAATGCCGTATCGTTAATATGCGTCAAGGAGTCGCTATTATCGAGGCTCCTAGTTCGGCTTGGTTAACCCGCTTAAAACAGTTTCGATTCGATCTGTTAAGTGAGTTGCGAAAAGCCATACCAGGGGTTGTCAGTTTGGAACTTAAAATAAATCCCGAATTGAAAAACATTAAACCAGAAGCTGAGGAAAAAAGCACTGGAAAACGCCAGCTAAGCACCCAAGCAGCCAAACATATCACAGAATTAGCGAAACACGTACCGGATGAACTGAGGGAAAAGCTAGAAAAATTAGCGGCGCTGAGCGGAGAGAGTTAG